The Spirulina subsalsa PCC 9445 region CATCCGTCAGTGACAGTGGGCATCAAGTCACATGGGAAAGCACCCAAAGTTTCCTAACCCCCGAGGCGGCTGTATTGACCAACTTTGTAGGCGGTTCCCGAGGATTAGCCCTCGCTCAAATCAGCACCGCCGAAGCGACAAATCAGTTATTACAGGAACTTGAGGTAATTTTCCCCGGCATTACAGATGTCCAGTTATTAGGTCAGGCCACAAAAATCCACTGGTCTAGTGTTCCCTATAGTTACGGCTCTTATTCCTGTTTTAAAGTGGGACAATACACCCAATTCTACGGCGCCCTTGGTCAATCGGTGGGCAATCTCCACTTTGCCGGAGAACATACCTCTCTAGAGTATTCTGGCTATATGGAGGGAGCCTGTGATTCTGGGGAACGAGTCGCCCTTGAAGTGTTAGAAGCGATGGGATTACGTCCTGAAGCCAATGCACAAAAAGCCCGTTTCCAACAGCTTGGGGCGGCTCGTCGGTGGGTGAGGGAAAGGGTTTAAGTGGGTCTAACTCCCGACTCTTGATGCCTCAGACCCCTAGGTAGAAGTGAAACCGTATCATGGGAAAATCCCGGCAGTGCCAGAATAGACTATTGCTAAATTATGACCCCAAATTTCCCCATCGGAACCCGTGTCCGTCTCATCAGTCGTCCTCCCTATTTCAAAACGGCCGACCCCATGCCCATGTTACGCCCCCCCGATTTAATTAAAATTGGGGAGGAGGGGATTGTCATGGATCGTCGTCCGGGGGATTATTGGGTCATTCGTTTTAACCGGGGTGCGGTGTTATTAGAAGCCCAATATTTGGAACTTGCTCCCCCGGTTTTCCCGGAGTCCGAGGGGTAAAGAGCAGACTAGCTCTGCCTTACCTATAGATAGCCCGGAGGCGGGGGAATTTGGCAAAATAGAGCCATGCTATGCCATCGCTTATGAATATTTTTCCCCCGATTTCTGCTGAAAGTTTTGCTAAT contains the following coding sequences:
- the sipA gene encoding regulatory protein SipA: MTPNFPIGTRVRLISRPPYFKTADPMPMLRPPDLIKIGEEGIVMDRRPGDYWVIRFNRGAVLLEAQYLELAPPVFPESEG